The DNA segment ACTATTCCAAAGCTATAGAATTGAATCCAATGGATGCTGATTCCTATCTAAACCGAGGTATATCCAAGGTAGCAGCAGGTAATCCGGACGATGGCTGTGAAGATATTCTCAAGGCATCTGATTTAGGGTTAGAAAATGCAGTAATTGCCAGGAATAAATTCTGTAAAAAATAAACTGAAGAAAGGTTTGGAAATCCAATTCATTTTTCATCTTTGAGAAATGATTAGTCAAAAACCTTCCAAATCTTTATTTGAACGTTTTGCATTGGCTGTTGCCAAGGCTTCAGGTTCGTCTTATGCATTTTTTACTGCCCTGATTGTAGTGGTACTTTGGCTATTAAGTGGCCCTCTTTTTGGTTATAGCGATACCTGGCAATTGGTTATCAATACCAGTACTACCATTGTCACATTCCTGATGGTGTTTTTAATTCAAAAAAGTCAAAACTTAGATTCTTTGGCGTTTAAATTAAAATTAAATGAGTTAATCGCTTCTCAAAAAAATGCAAGTAATCGTTTGTTGGATGTGGAGGATTTAAGTGAAGCTGAAATGGAAATATTGGTAAAATTCTACGTGCTATTGAGTAGGAAAGCGGAGAAGGAAATGGCGGTACATGAATCTCACAGCATTGAAGAGGCAGAGTTCTTGCATCGGAGTAAGAAGCAGGATGGTCAT comes from the Bacteroidia bacterium genome and includes:
- a CDS encoding low affinity iron permease family protein; amino-acid sequence: MISQKPSKSLFERFALAVAKASGSSYAFFTALIVVVLWLLSGPLFGYSDTWQLVINTSTTIVTFLMVFLIQKSQNLDSLAFKLKLNELIASQKNASNRLLDVEDLSEAEMEILVKFYVLLSRKAEKEMAVHESHSIEEAEFLHRSKKQDGHQNRRQKPYKPQNLPQKLALQDKEKKNISSNSLNNPQKPKLQSEKEEINSNVTTPVKKKRPWRKPRPKKDSGNGAGEINSNIPKQTD